The following proteins come from a genomic window of Sphaerisporangium rubeum:
- a CDS encoding AAA family ATPase — MSGGAGWRTDVGGFAGRERELGALHAAWDAALAGAPRVVGVEGDPGIGKTTLVRRFLERAAPHAVLWADADEDEVRLPWSLLTQITQSLGPPASHRRSPLDEHRDPRVPEPADADPWLVARSLALELRARGPLVLVVDDAHWGDQQSMTALRLAARRLADAMVLLVLVHQTPGELSRALTRGPSRDIGDGWRRLLDTGRGTRLRLDGLDAADLVRLAAACGHPRLSPAGAARLHDHTGGNPLHVRHLLDEVPMRSIVFGHGPLPAPRGVAAAVRARLAACGPATRELVAAGAVLGRRFGLARVREMTGHGDLTAAAVEAIGAGLLVEVPGSAGHELAFTGTLVRGLAYHDLDMAVRRGLHRRAVPLVGGPAAIWHRIAAADGTDPGLAADVEHEAHVQRARGRPALAAVHLRQALDLTPAGPERVPRLLTTVEALLVAGDAATAREYQAEVSALGPGAWPDYVSGYQHLLNGRMADARRLLKRSLAAVRDGGPADLEDGGPAEQGRITDLEDGGPAERERPPDLEARVATQLAIMAVLAAVPSEMIEYGAVAVAAAREPWVAAFGWFAECVGLALSGQAPRALAALTRADAPGAPSGLEGLVARGVIRLWSDDLPGARDDLGAAVERAARGEPLRVGQALGFLAETEYRMGALGDSVLHAEPAVGDAEEYDRVWDYAMVHALAAYPLAAQASWERAEAHAAQSARWARHVGTAAGLTYAAAAEAALAQARDDATRLLAAAEDLPPEYPSPEPGTHLLGPLRADALSLLGRPTEACEALEEFLRRPMPPGRLSVQVCVARVRAQIAAASGDLAEAVRHCHRAVPLARAAGLRLEEARLDLLMGGYLDASGRRAAAERALRAAYHRFTAMGAAAYAARTRQAAERAGLSLDGPPAALGTLTPAERAVVALVCEGLSNREIAERMVLSRKTIEFHLTNVFRRLDVPTRADLRRVVADGT, encoded by the coding sequence GTGAGCGGCGGCGCGGGCTGGAGAACGGACGTCGGCGGCTTCGCCGGACGGGAACGTGAGCTCGGTGCGCTCCACGCCGCCTGGGACGCGGCACTCGCCGGTGCGCCACGTGTCGTCGGCGTCGAAGGCGACCCCGGCATCGGCAAGACCACCCTGGTGCGGCGGTTCCTCGAACGGGCCGCGCCGCACGCCGTCCTGTGGGCCGACGCCGACGAGGACGAGGTCCGCCTGCCGTGGTCGCTGCTCACCCAGATCACCCAGAGCCTCGGGCCACCCGCCTCTCATCGAAGGAGCCCCCTCGATGAGCACCGCGACCCCCGGGTGCCGGAACCGGCGGACGCCGACCCGTGGCTGGTCGCGCGGTCCCTCGCACTGGAACTGCGCGCGCGTGGTCCGCTCGTGCTGGTGGTCGACGACGCGCACTGGGGTGACCAGCAGTCCATGACCGCGCTGCGGCTCGCGGCCCGGCGGCTCGCCGACGCGATGGTCCTGCTCGTCCTGGTCCACCAGACCCCCGGTGAACTGTCCCGCGCGCTCACCCGGGGGCCGTCCCGCGACATCGGCGACGGATGGCGGCGGCTGCTCGACACCGGTCGCGGCACCAGGCTGCGGCTCGACGGCCTGGACGCCGCCGACCTGGTACGGCTGGCCGCGGCGTGCGGCCATCCCCGGCTGTCCCCCGCAGGCGCGGCACGGCTGCACGACCACACCGGCGGCAACCCGCTGCATGTGCGGCACCTGCTCGACGAGGTGCCGATGCGCTCCATCGTCTTCGGCCACGGCCCGCTGCCCGCGCCGCGCGGCGTGGCCGCCGCCGTACGCGCCAGGCTGGCGGCCTGCGGCCCGGCCACCCGGGAACTGGTCGCGGCCGGCGCGGTGCTCGGCCGCCGGTTCGGCCTCGCCAGGGTCCGTGAGATGACCGGACACGGCGACCTCACCGCGGCCGCCGTGGAGGCGATCGGCGCGGGGCTCCTCGTGGAGGTGCCGGGTTCGGCGGGCCACGAGCTGGCGTTCACCGGCACCCTGGTGCGCGGCCTCGCCTACCACGACCTGGACATGGCGGTCCGGCGCGGCCTGCACCGGCGTGCCGTGCCGCTCGTCGGCGGTCCCGCCGCGATCTGGCACCGCATCGCCGCCGCCGACGGCACCGACCCCGGCCTCGCCGCCGACGTCGAACACGAGGCACACGTGCAGCGCGCACGTGGCCGTCCCGCGCTCGCCGCCGTCCACCTGCGCCAGGCCCTGGACCTCACCCCGGCGGGCCCCGAGCGCGTGCCACGGCTGCTCACCACCGTCGAGGCGCTGCTGGTGGCGGGGGACGCCGCCACCGCGCGCGAGTACCAGGCCGAGGTGTCCGCACTCGGGCCCGGCGCCTGGCCCGACTACGTGTCCGGCTACCAGCACCTGCTGAACGGCCGCATGGCCGACGCGCGGCGCCTGCTGAAGCGGTCGCTCGCGGCCGTCAGGGACGGCGGACCGGCCGACCTGGAGGACGGAGGACCGGCCGAGCAAGGACGGATTACCGACCTGGAGGACGGAGGACCGGCCGAGCGGGAACGGCCCCCCGACCTGGAGGCCCGGGTGGCGACCCAGCTCGCGATCATGGCGGTGCTCGCCGCCGTGCCGTCGGAGATGATCGAGTACGGCGCGGTCGCCGTCGCCGCCGCGCGGGAACCCTGGGTCGCGGCGTTCGGCTGGTTCGCCGAATGCGTCGGGCTCGCGCTGTCCGGCCAGGCCCCCCGCGCGCTCGCCGCGCTCACCCGCGCCGACGCACCCGGCGCGCCGTCCGGCCTCGAAGGCCTCGTGGCGCGCGGCGTGATCCGATTATGGTCCGACGACCTGCCAGGCGCGCGTGACGACCTCGGCGCCGCCGTGGAGCGCGCCGCGCGCGGCGAGCCGCTGCGCGTCGGCCAGGCACTCGGTTTCCTCGCCGAGACCGAGTACCGCATGGGTGCGCTCGGCGACTCCGTGCTGCACGCCGAACCGGCGGTCGGCGACGCCGAGGAGTACGACCGCGTCTGGGACTACGCCATGGTGCACGCGCTGGCGGCCTACCCCCTCGCCGCGCAGGCGTCGTGGGAACGCGCCGAGGCGCACGCCGCGCAGTCCGCGCGCTGGGCCCGCCACGTCGGCACCGCCGCCGGCCTGACGTACGCCGCCGCGGCCGAGGCGGCGCTCGCGCAGGCACGCGACGACGCGACCCGCCTGCTCGCCGCCGCCGAGGACCTGCCACCCGAGTACCCGTCCCCCGAACCCGGCACCCACCTGCTCGGCCCGCTGCGCGCCGACGCGCTCTCCCTGCTCGGCCGGCCCACCGAGGCGTGCGAGGCGCTGGAGGAGTTCCTGCGCCGGCCCATGCCGCCGGGACGGCTGTCGGTGCAGGTGTGCGTGGCGCGGGTACGCGCGCAGATCGCCGCCGCGTCCGGCGACCTCGCCGAGGCCGTACGGCACTGCCACCGCGCCGTCCCCCTGGCCCGCGCCGCCGGTCTGCGGCTGGAGGAGGCCAGGCTCGACCTGCTCATGGGGGGCTACCTCGACGCCTCAGGCCGGCGCGCCGCGGCCGAACGCGCGCTGCGCGCCGCGTACCACCGCTTCACCGCAATGGGGGCCGCCGCGTACGCCGCGCGCACCCGGCAGGCCGCCGAACGCGCCGGCCTCAGCCTGGACGGCCCTCCGGCGGCGCTCGGCACGCTCACCCCCGCCGAACGCGCCGTGGTCGCGCTGGTCTGCGAAGGCCTGTCCAACCGTGAGATCGCCGAACGCATGGTGCTGAGCCGCAAGACGATCGAGTTCCACCTCACCAACGTGTTCCGCAGGCTCGACGTCCCCACCCGGGCCGACCTGCGCCGGGTCGTCGCCGACGGCACCTGA